Proteins found in one Methanofollis sp. genomic segment:
- a CDS encoding flavodoxin domain-containing protein has translation MQRTCVIYESKYGATKEIAGAIALVLGPARTCRPDEFTGDLMSFDLFVIGTPIYNGDIAPSIRRFVETNAGWLKKKPVALFCTCLNIPKGRAYLAELRDRLGREVPAVAFGGRLDTARLDRDDLTALTLYARKTGFVLEDRDLTDMGAVAAFALALREKNECLEGRVPEEELLAGIETFLRAHRTGVLATGHGDRVRATPVDYLYANGMVYIYSEGGEKFAHLIQNPAAALAIYNDDTSPEEIRGLQLMGRAEVLRPESPGHREALTLRGIDMERLAGLTIEMNVIRITPLKAEYLNAVFKKEGCAIRQVYRFPQARGRVPLPQMP, from the coding sequence ATGCAGCGGACGTGTGTCATCTATGAGAGCAAATACGGGGCGACAAAGGAGATTGCCGGGGCGATCGCACTCGTCCTCGGGCCGGCACGGACCTGCAGGCCCGATGAGTTCACGGGCGACCTCATGTCCTTCGACCTCTTCGTGATCGGCACGCCCATCTACAACGGCGACATCGCCCCCTCTATCCGGCGCTTTGTCGAGACCAATGCAGGCTGGCTGAAGAAAAAGCCGGTCGCCCTCTTCTGCACCTGCCTGAACATCCCGAAGGGCCGGGCCTACCTTGCCGAGCTCAGGGACCGTCTCGGGAGGGAGGTGCCTGCCGTCGCCTTCGGCGGCCGTCTCGATACCGCACGGCTCGACAGGGATGACCTGACCGCCCTCACCCTCTATGCCCGGAAGACCGGATTCGTCCTCGAAGACCGCGACCTCACAGACATGGGGGCGGTCGCCGCCTTTGCCCTGGCCCTGCGGGAGAAGAACGAGTGCCTGGAGGGCCGGGTGCCCGAAGAAGAACTCCTCGCCGGGATCGAGACCTTCCTCCGGGCCCACCGGACCGGCGTCCTTGCGACCGGCCACGGGGACCGGGTGAGGGCGACACCTGTCGACTATCTCTATGCCAACGGCATGGTCTACATCTACAGCGAAGGGGGGGAGAAGTTCGCCCACCTCATCCAGAACCCCGCGGCCGCCCTCGCCATCTACAATGACGACACCTCGCCCGAGGAGATCAGGGGGCTTCAGCTCATGGGCCGGGCCGAGGTCCTCAGGCCGGAGAGCCCGGGCCACAGGGAGGCCCTCACTCTCAGGGGCATCGACATGGAGAGGCTTGCAGGCCTCACGATCGAGATGAACGTCATCAGGATCACGCCCCTCAAGGCCGAGTACCTCAATGCCGTATTCAAAAAAGAAGGATGCGCGATCAGGCAGGTCTACCGCTTTCCTCAGGCGAGAGGCCGCGTGCCGCTGCCACA